Proteins from a genomic interval of Drosophila melanogaster chromosome 2R:
- the Gr58c gene encoding gustatory receptor 58c: MNQYFLLHTYFQVSRLIGLCNLHYDSSNHRFILNHVPTVVYCVILNVVYLLVLPFALFVLTGNIYHCPDAGMFGVVYNVVALTKLLTMLFLMSSVWIQRRRLYKLGNDLMKMLHKFRFNLGNDCRNRCLCKGLLTSSRFVLLTQQLLTRDSVVNCESNSSLRQAMVPYQSAAIVYALIMILLMSYVDMTVYMVEVAGNWLLVNMTQGVREMVQDLEVLPERNGIPREMGLMQILAAWRKLWRRCRRLDALLKQFVDIFQWQVLFNLLTTYIFSIAVLFRLWIYLEFDKNFHLWKGILYAIIFLTHHVEIVMQFSIFEINRCKWLGLLEDVGNLWDINYSGRQCIKSSGTILSRKLEFSLLYMNRKLQLNPKRVRRLHIVGLFDLSNLTVHNMTRSIITNVLVLCQIAYKKYG, from the exons atgaatcaataCTTTTTGCTGCATACTTACTTTCAAGTGAGCCGCTTGATAGGACTCTGCAATCTGCACTACGATTCCTCGAATCATCGGTTCATCCTCAATCATGTGCCCACAGTGGTTTACTGTGTTATCCTGAATGTGGTCTATCTCTTGGTCCTTCCATTTGCCCTGTTCGTGCTAACTGGCAACATTTACCATTGTCCAGATGCGGGCATGTTTGGAGTGGTCTACAACGTGGTGGCTCTGACCAAACTCCTGACCATGCTCTTCCTAATGAGCAGTGTTTGGATACAGAGACGTCGACTGTATAAGTTGGGAAACGACTTAATGAAGATGTTGCACAAATTCCGATTTAACCTTGGAAACGATTGCAGGAATAGATGCCTGTGCAAGGGTCTGCTGACCAGCTCTCGATTTGTGCTCCTAACCCAGCAGCTGTTGACCCGGGATTCGGTGGTTAATTGCGAGAGTAACTCCAGTTTGAGACAAGCTATGGTTCCGTACCAAAGTGCTGCCATAGTGTATGCCTTAATCATGATTCTATTAATGAGCTATGTGGATATGACAGTCTATATGGTCGAAGTGGCTGGCAATTGGCTGCTGGTAAATATGACCCAGGGGGTTCGGGAAATGGTCCAAGATCTAGAGGTCTTGCCCGAACGGAATGGCATTCCGCGGGAGATGGGACTGATGCAAATCCTTGCCGCCTGGCGAAAACTTTGGAGACGCTGTCGCCGTTTGGATGCGTTGCTCAAGCAGTTCGTTGACATCTTCCAGTGGCAGGTGCTCTTCAACCTGCTAACCACTTATATATTCAGCATTGCTGTTTTGTTTCGATTGTGGATTTATTTGGAGTTCGATAAAAACTTTCATTTATGGAAGGGCATATTGTATGCGATTATTTTTCTGACCCATCACGTCGAAATCGTAatgcaattttccattttcgagATCAACCGCTGTAAGTGGTTGGGACTTTTAGAAGATGTCGGAAATCTGTGGGACATCAATTATTCGGGAAGGCAATGCATTAAAAGCAGTGGAACGATTCTGTCAAGAaag TTAGAGTTTTCCCTGCTCTACATGAATCGCAAACTTCAACTGAATCCAAAACGTGTGAGACGTCTGCACATCGTTGGATTGTTCGATTTGAGTAATTTAACCGTTCACAACATGACCAGAAGTATAATAACCAATGTGTTAGTTCTGTGTCAGATTgcctataaaaaatatggttGA
- the CG9304 gene encoding uncharacterized protein, isoform B, whose amino-acid sequence MHRCRFGITSDCGFVVWKFPQNKNKNRPRCANLQAMHKGAPPWRVGCADVASGMEWQLSGNPALGEEEEAANKQQQQQLIRSERWACNRRTILLGCICIIILIAVPSSNATHISGQFQTGDFFQFLAKFGFNKADLTRRNAYGYIYGNVTSTDKYAVPLTLVVLDRRTFLEFYGNRSQRSREAACTGMFSRLQRIAYDSTCNPRAKRDFLRHVPCPVNQLCSDEDEPGNVVPGSQFTYVINLEAEPRFWYLSLVACYQNKSTCQWHAHESLPRLSKLDSNLLNTLHYDIHLVNLHPNNSAAHPLTYQYSYDQQNLLEMYLVFLLVYIVLLPMQIYAVRRQKHPVTKLFTVSLLSEFVSLALITAHLIHYAANGVGEPRLQAAGDVLDILSRTTFMLILLLLAKGWAVTRQQISRTGWIILMSIWVPYCAFHVFLYIWDRTEVDVVSDIDEYQTWPGWIVLILRTSFMMWFLYELRNTMKYEHSTKKLDFLLHLGASSLVWFIYLPIVAIVALQVSPMWRYKLLQGITNSADCMAYCVMTGLLWPHRAGQYLLLAGTKYAGMDELDEFNEAPHIVRERERRRNSPPDEIAVGTGSRGMVLSTSIPHSLNGDACNDLLEAEDLDAELLTDLNKNSHIVA is encoded by the exons ATGCATCGATGCCGTTTTGGCATCACTAGCGACTGCGGATTTGTGGTGTGGAAATTtccgcaaaacaaaaataaaaatagaccTCGGTGTGCCAACTTGCAAGCGATGCACAAAGGGGCGCCTCCTTGGCGAGTGGGCTGTGCCGACGTGGCATCCGGAATGGAGTGGCAGCTGTCCGGGAATCCCGCATTGGGAGAAGAGGAAGAGGctgcaaacaaacaacaacaacaacaactgatAAGAAGTGAAAGGTGGGCCTGCAATCGCAGGACTATTCTCCTGGGATGCATCTGCATCATTATCTTGATAGCTGTTCCCTCGAGCAATGCCACCCACATCAGCGGACAATTCCAGACGGGCGACTTCTTTCAGTTCCTGGCGAAATTCGGCTTCAACAAGGCAGATCTGACACGGCGCAATGCCTATGGATATATCTACGGCAATGTCACGTCGACGGATAAGTATGCGGTTCCTTTGACACTCGTCGTCTTGGACAGAAGGACTTTCCTCGAGTTCTACGGCAACCGCAGTCAAAGGAGCCGGGAAGCCGCCTGCACAGGGATGTTCTCCCGCCTCCAAAGGATCGCCTACGATTCCACGTGCAATCCTCGTGCCAAAAGGGACTTCCTGCGTCATGTTCCCTGTCCCGTCAATCAGCTCTGCAGCGATGAAGATGAACCCGGAAACGTAGTCCCGGGATCGCAGTTCACCTACGTTATCAACCTGGAGGCGGAACCAAG ATTTTGGTACCTCTCCCTGGTGGCCTgttatcaaaacaaaagcaccTGCCAGTGGCACGCGCACGAGAGCCTGCCAAGGCTAAGTAAATTGGACAGCAATCTCCTCAACACGCTGCACTACGACATACATCTGGTCAACTTGCATCCGAACAACTCGGCCGCACATCCACTTACCTACCAGTACTCGTACGATCAGCAGAATCTACTGGAGATGTACCTGGTGTTCCTGCTCGTCTACATTGTTCTGCTGCCCATGCAAATTTATGCGGTGCGGCGGCAGAAGCATCCAGTGACCAAGTTGTTTACCGTGAGTCTTCTCAGCGAGTTCGTCAGCCTGGCTCTGATCACCGCTCACCTGATTCACTATGCGGCCAATGGAGTGGGCGAGCCAAGATTGCAGGCAGCTGGAGATGTCCTGGACATCTTGAGCCGCACCACATTTATGTTaattctgctgctgctggccaaagGATGGGCAGTTACCAGACAGCAAATCAGCAGAACGGGATGGATAATTCTGATGTCCATCTGGGTGCCATACTGCGCGTTCCACGTGTTCCTTTACATCTGGGATAGG ACGGAAGTCGATGTGGTTTCCGACATCGATGAATACCAGACGTGGCCCGGCTGGATAGTTTTAATACTACG CACCTCCTTTATGATGTGGTTTCTTTACGAGCTCCGCAACACCATGAAGTACGAGCACTCAACAAAAAAACTTGACTTTCTACTTCACCTGGGCGCTTCCAGTTTGGTGTGGTTTATCTACTTACCCATCGTGGCAATTGTGGCGCTGCAGGTCAGCCCCATGTGGCGCTACAAGTTGCTGCAAGGTATCACCAACTCGGCGGACTGCATGGCCTATTGTGTGATGACAGGTCTGTTGTGGCCACATAGAGCCGGCCAATATCTGCTCCTAGCGGGCACCAAATATGCGG GCATGGATGAGTTGGACGAGTTCAATGAAGCGCCACACATTGTCAGGGAGCGTGAGAGGCGTCGGAATTCGCCGCCCGATGAAATTGCCGTTGGTACGGGGAGTCGGGGGATGGTGCTATCCACTAGCATTCCACATTCGCTAAACGGCGATGCCTGCAACGATCTTTTGGAGGCTGAAGACCTCGACGCGGAGCTGCTCACCGATCTTAACAAAAACAGTCATATTGTGGCGTAA
- the Gr58b gene encoding gustatory receptor 58b: MLHPKLGRVMNVVYYHSVVFALMSTTLRIRSCRKCLRLEKVSRTYTIYSFFVGIFLFLNLYFMVPRIMEDGYMKYNIVLQWNFFVMLFLRAIAVVSCYGTLWLKRHKIIQLYKYSLIYWKRFGHITRAIVDKKELLDLQESLARIMIRKIILLYSAFLCSTVLQYQLLSVINPQIFLAFCARLTHFLHFLCVKMGFFGVLVLLNHQFLVIHLAINALHGRKARKKWKALRSVAAMHLKTLRLARRIFDMFDIANATVFINMFMTAINILYHAVQYSNSSIKSNGWGILFGNGLIVFNFWGTMALMEMLDSVVTSCNNTGQQLRQLSDLPKVGPKMQRELDVFTMQLRQNRLVYKICGIVELDKPACLSYIGSILSNVIILMQFDLRRQRQPINDRQYLIHLMKNKTKV, translated from the exons ATGTTGCATCCGAAACTTGGTCGCGTGATGAACGTGGTCTACTACCATTCCGTTGTCTTCGCCCTAATGAGCACTACCCTAAGGATACGCTCCTGCAGGAAATGCCTACGCTTGGAAAAGGTCTCGCGAACTTACACCATCTACAGTTTCTTTGTGGGCATATTCCTGTTTCTAAACTTGTACTTCATGGTGCCTCGGATCATGGAAGATGGCTACATGAAGTACAACATAGTCCTGCAGTGGAACTTCTTTGTGATGCTCTTCCTTAGAGCCATCGCTGTGGTGAGCTGCTATGGAACCCTGTGGCTAAAGCGCCACAAAATCATTCAGCTCTATAAATACTCGCTGATATATTGGAAGAGGTTCGGACACATAACGAGGGCCATAGTGGACAAGAAAGAACTCCTTGACCTACAAGAGTCCTTGGCCAGAATAATGATCCGGAAAATAATATTACTCTATAGTGCTTTTCTGTGCTCCACTGTGTTGCAGTATCAATTGCTCAGTGTGATTAACCCACAGATTTTCCTGGCTTTCTGTGCCCGGCTCACGCACTTTCTGCACTTCTTGTGCGTGAAAATGGGTTTCTTCGGGGTACTGGTTCTACTGAATCATCAATTTTTGGTAATCCATCTGGCCATAAACGCTCTTCATGGTAGGAAAGCCCGGAAGAAATGGAAAGCTCTGCGTTCCGTAGCCGCCATGCATCTGAAAACCCTTCGATTAGCCAGAAGGATCTTTGACATGTTTGACATCGCTAATGCCACGGTGTTTATCAACATGTTTATGACCGCTATTAATATCCTTTATCATGCCGTCCAGTACAGCAATAGCAGCATCAAGTCAAATGGTTGGGGCATCTTATTTGGCAACGGATTGATCGTTTTCAACTTCTGGGGCACCATGGCGCTGATGGAAATGCTGGATAGTGTGGTGACCTCCTGCAACAACACTGGCCAGCAACTAAGGCAACTTAGCGATCTACCAAAAGTGGGTCCAAAGATGCAAAGGGAG TTGGATGTTTTTACCATGCAGCTGAGGCAGAATCGGTTGGTCTACAAAATATGCGGAATTGTGGAGCTGGACAAACCCGCTTGCCTTAGTTATATTGGCTCCATTCTGAGCAACGTCATTATCCTCATGCAGTTCGATTTGAGACGGCAAAGACAACCCATCAATGATCGTCAATATCTCATCCATTTGatgaagaacaaaacaaaagtgtaA
- the Gr58a gene encoding gustatory receptor 58a — protein MLLKFMYIYGIGCGLMPAPLKKGQFLLGYKQRWYLIYTACLHGGLLTVLPFTFPHYMYDDSYMSSNPVLKWTFNLTNITRIMAMFSGVLLMWFRRKRILNLGENLILHCLKCKTLDNRSKKYSKLRKRVRNVLFQMLLVANLSILLGALILFRIHSVQRISKTAMIVAHITQFIYVVFMMTGICVILLVLHWQSERLQIALKDLCSFLNHEERNSLTLSENKANRSLGKLAKLFKLFAENQRLVREVFRTFDLPIALLLLKMFVTNVNLVYHGVQFGNDTIETSSYTRIVGQWVVISHYWSAVLLMNVVDDVTRRSDLKMGDLLREFSHLELVKRDFHLQLELFSDHLRCHPSTYKVCGLFIFNKQTSLAYFFYVLVQVLVLVQFDLKNKVEKRN, from the exons ATGCTGTTGAAAttcatgtacatatatggaaTAGGCTGTGGTCTGATGCCTGCTCCTCTGAAGAAAGGACAGTTTCTTTTGGGATATAAGCAGAGATGGTACCTCATCTATACGGCCTGCCTGCACGGCGGTCTACTGACCGTCCTGCCCTTCACATTTCCCCACTACATGTACGACGACAGCTACATGAGCAGCAATCCAGTCCTGAAATGGACATTTAATCTAACCAACATCACCCGTATTATGGCCATGTTTTCGGGCGTTCTCCTGATGTGGTTCAGAAGAAAAAGGATCTTGAATTTGGGTGAAAACTTAATACTTCACTGTCTTAAGTGCAAAACACTGGATAATCGTTCTAAGAAGTATTCTAAATTGCGGAAAAGAGTTCGAAATGTACTTTTCCAGATGTTACTCGTCGCAAATCTCAGCATTCTGCTGGGGgctttaattttgtttagaATTCATTCAGTACAAAGAATTAGTAAAACTGCAATGATTGTAGCCCATATTACACAGTTTATATATGTGGTCTTTATGATGACGGGAATATGTGTGATCCTATTAGTTCTCCACTGGCAAAGTGAGAGACTTCAAATAGCACTCAAGGACTTGTGCTCCTTTCTTAATCATGAAGAACGCAACTCCTTGACTTTATCAGAAAACAAGGCCAATAGATCCCTCGGAAAATTGGCTAAGCTCTTTAAACTTTTTGCGGAAAATCAGCGATTAGTCCGAGAAGTTTTTCGAACCTTTGACTTGCCCATCGCCCTTCTTTTGCTGAAAATGTTTGTTACAAACGTGAATCTGGTTTATCATGGAGTGCAATTTGGCAACGATACCATAGAAACCTCAAGTTACACAAGAATCGTGGGACAGTGGGTGGTGATTTCTCATTACTGGAGTGCTGTTTTGCTCATGAATGTTGTGGATGACGTGACGCGGAGAAGTGACCTGAAAATGGGAGACCTCCTGCGAGAATTCAGTCATCTGGAGCTGGTCAAAAGGGACTTTCATTTGCAG CTGGAACTTTTCTCGGATCACCTTCGTTGTCATCCGTCAACGTATAAGGTCTGTGGactatttattttcaataagcAAACGAGTTTGGCTTATTTTTTCTATGTGCTGGTTCAAGTTTTGGTGCTTGtacaatttgatttaaaaaataaagttgaaaaaagaaattaa
- the dany gene encoding distal antenna-young, isoform A yields the protein MERFGIPRGKRPRVQVSLDDKERAIARIRGGETKAGISRELGVPESTVRGWVKRAEQRLARETTSQTGSANYSTILAMTLAKPQVTISTKSSASSVISKSSYSSPPLDLKPLKQPQKRNINGHPVTCTQDPVEDSAATSIPIPVPIPVPLPVPPMVSPDSEQQMSAWLHIFNAGILNFTLIASAAVLQARSRGLADRLPLWQIITDFVDEAERNVNANGGWYLEGQPATGHMSARQRPVRVPTKVHSYRRNLKAPPAHITAEDDEDSYTDADVPH from the exons ATGGAAAGATTTGGTATTCCACGTGGTAAGCGTCCCCGAGTCCAAGTTTCATTGGACGACAAGGAGCGAGCCATAGCCCGAATCCGAGGTGGTGAAACCAAGGCCGGAATATCACGCGAATTGGGTGTTCCGGAGTCTACGGTTCGCGGTTGGGTGAAACGAGCTGAGCAGCGGTTGGCCCGAGAGACAACTAGCCAAACGG GTTCTGCCAACTATTCCACAATCCTGGCCATGACCCTAGCGAAACCGCAAGTTACCATCAGCACAAAATCGTCGGCTTCGTCTGTCATTTCTAAATCATCATACTCATCGCCACCGCTGGATTTGAAACCCCTGAAACAGCCCCAGAAACGAAACATTAATGGTCATCCGGTAACGTGCACCCAGGATCCAGTCGAGGATTCAGCAGCTACATCCATCCCCATCCCCGTTCCGATTCCGGTGCCCCTTCCTGTGCCGCCAATGGTTTCGCCTGACAGTGAGCAACAGATGAGCGCTTGGTTGCATATATTCAATGCGGGAATTCTGAACTTCACTCTGATTGCCTCCGCTGCAGTGCTTCAGGCTCGCTCGCGTGGTTTGGCGGATCGCCTGCCGTTGTGGCAAATTATCACGGATTTTGTTGATGAAGCCGAACGTAATGTGAATGCCAACGGGGGTTGGTACCTCGAGGGACAGCCGGCGACAGGACACATGAGTGCCAGGCAACGGCCAGTCCGAGTGCCCACGAAGGTGCATTCATATCGCAGGAACTTGAAGGCACCACCGGCTCATATTACCGCCGAAGATGACGAAGACTCCTACACGGACGCTGATGTGCCACACTGA
- the CG34029 gene encoding uncharacterized protein — protein MESPDNRLYMCTACFKRFLWSELSRKELRCAQCRLSTKICVICDKKFEPREMSQVYCKQCNFYIERHAVVKPPPLGVQIGKPAEMTSGPGTEGSSITERWKEIKAAAGIVDDFD, from the coding sequence ATGGAATCCCCGGACAACAGGCTGTACATGTGCACCGCGTGCTTTAAAAGGTTTCTTTGGAGCGAACTGTCGAGGAAGGAGCTCCGCTGCGCTCAGTGCCGTCTGTCAACCAAAATCTGTGTCATTTGCGATAAGAAGTTTGAGCCGCGCGAAATGTCGCAAGTTTACTGCAAGCAATGCAATTTCTACATCGAGAGACATGCCGTAGTCAAGCCCCCTCCCTTGGGTGTACAAATCGGAAAACCAGCGGAGATGACCAGTGGGCCAGGTACGGAAGGATCTTCGATCACAGAGCGCTGGAAGGAGATTAAGGCCGCCGCTGGAATCGTGGATGACTTTGATTGA